The following proteins are encoded in a genomic region of Sorangiineae bacterium MSr12523:
- the hemB gene encoding porphobilinogen synthase, giving the protein MGFPVIRPRRLRVSPNMRKLVRETTLEPSDFVYPLFFSATVTEPNPIATLPGVSQLPVKHAAAQAREIARRGIRSVILFGLPKTKDPRGESGCDPDGPVPRAVAEIKSAVPDMLVVTDVCVDEYTDHGHCGVLRKRHGTEELEVDNDATIEVLAKMAVMHARSGADIIAPSDMMDGRVGHIRRALDESGFDSTAILSYAVKYASAFYGPFRDVADCAPKFGDRAGYQMDPGNLRESLREAALDEAEGADMLMVKPALPYLDVIREVRKATTLPLAAYNVSGEYAMLHAAAAAGMIDLDRAMMEVLTSIRRAGADFILTYHALRAAELLGG; this is encoded by the coding sequence ATGGGTTTCCCTGTCATTCGTCCCAGGCGCCTTCGCGTATCCCCGAACATGCGCAAACTGGTGCGCGAAACGACGCTCGAACCGAGCGATTTCGTCTATCCGCTGTTCTTCAGCGCCACGGTTACCGAGCCCAATCCGATTGCGACGTTGCCGGGTGTCTCGCAGCTTCCCGTCAAGCACGCCGCCGCGCAGGCCCGCGAGATCGCCCGCCGCGGAATTCGCTCGGTGATCTTGTTCGGCCTGCCCAAAACGAAAGATCCCCGCGGTGAAAGCGGCTGCGATCCCGACGGGCCGGTGCCGCGTGCGGTGGCGGAGATCAAGTCCGCCGTGCCCGACATGCTCGTCGTCACCGACGTGTGCGTCGATGAGTACACCGACCACGGTCACTGTGGTGTCCTTCGCAAGCGCCACGGCACCGAGGAGCTCGAGGTCGACAACGACGCGACCATCGAGGTGCTCGCCAAGATGGCGGTCATGCATGCGCGCTCCGGCGCCGACATCATCGCGCCGAGCGACATGATGGACGGCCGCGTGGGCCACATTCGCCGCGCCCTCGACGAGAGCGGCTTCGACTCCACGGCCATCCTCAGCTACGCGGTGAAGTACGCGAGCGCCTTCTACGGCCCCTTCCGCGACGTGGCCGACTGCGCGCCCAAGTTCGGCGACCGCGCCGGTTACCAGATGGACCCGGGCAACCTGCGCGAGAGCCTGCGCGAAGCCGCGCTCGACGAGGCCGAGGGCGCCGACATGCTCATGGTCAAGCCCGCCCTTCCCTATCTCGACGTCATCCGCGAGGTGCGCAAAGCCACCACGCTTCCCCTCGCCGCCTACAACGTCTCGGGCGAATACGCGATGCTCCACGCCGCCGCCGCCGCCGGCATGATCGACTTGGACCGCGCCATGATGGAGGTGCTCACGTCCATCCGCCGCGCCGGCGCCGACTTCATCTTGACCTACCACGCCCTTCGCGCGGCCGAGCTCCTCGGAGGCTGA
- a CDS encoding uroporphyrinogen-III synthase, translating into MTVVFVAAPPGWKDWLSTRAHDALASCDSLVHASDVDTDVLDLAVKATRYEGDAARAIELAREGHSVVRLTRDEALDEVELAAKAGIAFEIAPAVRPETAVTSFGGVPLGGEGTSYAVLHAREGLGPRDWASLAHATDTLVAQVSRATLDEVVAALLEHGRSPDTPALALTDLGRPSQRIEVGRLADIATRARRLPGDARTLVVGEAVARRQVFAWFDRRPLFGKRVLVTRTAEQSRTMLTMLRLRGADAIAQPVIEIHPPPDPAPMQRALGRLSEDYDFVAFTSENGVERAWDELVRQGKDARAFGKVQIAAIGPGTAAALERRGLRADLVAKEFRGESLAEGLISRAAAMPLPRILIARALVARDALPEALRAAGWQVEVVPLYETRSPAPENVANLARKLEDGAIDAVTFTSKSTVDNLCTALGNEDASRLLAKLKVAAIGPITREAAEARGVRVDVMASPYTIEALVCALEASFAGAYS; encoded by the coding sequence ATGACGGTCGTCTTCGTGGCTGCGCCGCCGGGTTGGAAAGATTGGCTCTCCACGCGGGCCCACGATGCGCTCGCTAGCTGTGATTCCCTGGTTCACGCGTCCGATGTGGATACGGACGTGCTCGACCTGGCGGTGAAAGCCACGCGGTACGAAGGTGATGCGGCGCGTGCCATCGAGTTGGCGCGGGAAGGCCATTCCGTGGTGCGGCTGACGCGGGACGAGGCGCTGGACGAGGTGGAGCTCGCGGCGAAGGCGGGGATCGCGTTCGAAATCGCGCCGGCGGTGCGGCCGGAGACCGCCGTGACATCATTTGGCGGCGTGCCGCTGGGCGGCGAGGGAACGAGTTACGCGGTGCTGCACGCGCGCGAAGGTCTCGGCCCGCGGGATTGGGCCTCGCTGGCGCATGCCACGGACACCCTGGTGGCGCAGGTGTCGCGTGCGACGTTGGACGAGGTGGTGGCGGCGCTGCTCGAGCACGGTCGCTCGCCGGACACGCCCGCGTTGGCCCTGACCGATCTCGGGCGGCCTTCGCAGCGCATCGAGGTGGGGCGGCTCGCGGACATCGCAACGCGGGCGCGGCGTCTGCCGGGCGATGCGCGCACGCTCGTCGTGGGGGAGGCGGTGGCTCGGCGGCAGGTGTTCGCGTGGTTCGATCGACGGCCGCTGTTCGGCAAGCGTGTCCTCGTGACGCGCACGGCGGAGCAGTCGCGCACCATGTTGACGATGCTGCGTTTGCGCGGGGCCGATGCCATCGCGCAGCCGGTGATCGAGATTCACCCGCCGCCGGATCCCGCGCCGATGCAGCGGGCGCTCGGGAGGCTTTCCGAGGACTACGACTTCGTGGCGTTCACCAGCGAAAATGGTGTCGAGCGCGCCTGGGACGAATTGGTGCGCCAAGGAAAGGACGCGCGCGCTTTCGGAAAGGTGCAAATTGCAGCCATCGGTCCGGGCACGGCCGCGGCCCTGGAGCGGCGCGGGCTGCGGGCGGACCTCGTGGCCAAGGAATTTCGCGGGGAAAGCCTTGCAGAAGGACTTATATCCCGCGCGGCGGCCATGCCCTTGCCGCGCATTTTGATTGCCCGCGCCCTGGTGGCCCGGGACGCACTTCCCGAAGCGTTGCGAGCGGCAGGCTGGCAGGTGGAGGTCGTCCCCCTCTACGAAACGCGATCGCCGGCACCGGAGAATGTCGCCAACTTGGCCCGAAAGCTCGAAGATGGTGCAATTGATGCCGTGACCTTCACCTCGAAGAGTACGGTCGACAACCTGTGCACGGCGCTGGGCAATGAGGACGCTTCGCGGCTTTTGGCGAAGCTCAAAGTCGCGGCGATTGGGCCTATCACGCGGGAGGCAGCCGAAGCGCGAGGGGTGCGCGTCGACGTGATGGCATCTCCCTACACCATCGAGGCCCTCGTCTGTGCCCTTGAGGCAAGCTTCGCGGGCGCGTATTCCTGA
- a CDS encoding phospholipase D-like domain-containing protein, with translation MIRRFSSRHGRLDHLFLREKLRGAKRYFRIAGYFRSSLLELIHEELKSIDEVRVVCNSDLDPRDISAARTAEQQAMALKEKWSERPPEADSLLGRDRYKKLHELLVRGNLQVRVVGKAATPFVHGKAGVIDGRDGSSTAFMGSNNETREGWREHYELLWEDDSPEAIAWVREEFEYLWSQGVPLPRAIIEEVDRCARRVEYRSVEECPPESIAAATMAEAPIYSRGEALMPWQRAFTGMFLEHRDYFGATRMLLADEVGLGKTLSLATSTVLACLLGDGPALILCPATLTQQWQVELWDKLGVPSAVWTSKKTWLDHTGHHIRTRGPEDVARCPYQIGIVSTGLIFHRTDERHHLLRKRFGTLVLDEAHRARRAGGTGRTAGQPNNLLDFVRESAKNARHVLLGTATPIQTEVGELWGLLDVLGQGAEYVLGRAGSLWHTPSRVLGFITGAKAVEDEGECWDLIRNPLPPRDEDALFDHIRTDLGLNDEDHFTSRPRYELAEFTREELLERTTQHRDGLAFFQQHNPMVRHTVLRKRKVLEAKGLLPRIAVDIHPIPEHPKPFFVGLGLLTSPPIDAAYNAAKKFTDLLKHRTRSAGFIEGLLLLRICSSLAAGLATARKLLGGKNPNEEDEDEDANHEELSSLTDAEREALEEVVEHLRVHPVDPKFEAVLHYLIDEHWLDHGCIIFSHYYDTARWVAERLAEKLPSEPIALYAGADRSRMLRGDQHVHVERESIKSAVKEREVRLVVATDAACEGLNLQTLGTLINVDLPWNPSRLEQRIGRIKRFGQARDSVDMLNLVYQGTRDEEVYDRLSSRMRDRYDVFGALPDVIEDDWIDHIETLDDKLTEFIEKKRRANAFDIRYADTVEPKGEPWEKCAQVLSRRDVIERLSRGW, from the coding sequence ATGATTCGACGCTTCTCATCCCGGCACGGTCGCCTCGACCATCTCTTCCTTCGGGAGAAGCTGCGTGGCGCGAAACGATATTTCCGGATTGCTGGCTACTTCCGTAGCTCGCTTCTGGAGCTGATCCACGAAGAACTGAAGAGCATCGACGAGGTTCGCGTCGTCTGCAACAGCGACCTCGACCCGCGCGATATCTCCGCCGCGCGGACGGCGGAACAGCAAGCGATGGCGCTGAAGGAGAAGTGGTCGGAGCGCCCACCTGAAGCCGATAGTCTTCTTGGACGCGACCGTTACAAGAAGCTTCATGAGTTGCTCGTTCGCGGAAATCTGCAAGTCCGCGTTGTCGGGAAGGCCGCAACGCCGTTCGTTCATGGGAAAGCGGGTGTCATCGACGGGCGCGATGGTTCGTCGACGGCGTTCATGGGAAGCAACAATGAAACGCGCGAGGGTTGGCGCGAGCACTACGAGCTTCTCTGGGAGGACGACTCGCCCGAGGCGATCGCGTGGGTGCGGGAAGAGTTCGAGTACCTCTGGTCACAGGGCGTGCCCTTGCCACGCGCGATTATCGAGGAGGTCGACCGCTGCGCCCGGCGCGTAGAGTACCGCAGCGTCGAGGAATGTCCGCCGGAATCGATTGCAGCGGCGACGATGGCGGAGGCGCCGATCTATTCACGCGGCGAGGCTCTCATGCCGTGGCAGCGGGCATTCACCGGGATGTTTCTGGAGCACCGAGACTACTTCGGTGCGACGCGAATGCTACTCGCCGATGAGGTCGGCCTGGGCAAAACCCTATCGCTTGCCACGTCGACCGTTCTCGCATGTCTCCTCGGGGATGGACCGGCGCTCATCCTGTGCCCAGCGACGTTGACGCAACAGTGGCAAGTTGAGCTCTGGGACAAGCTGGGCGTTCCGTCAGCGGTATGGACCTCCAAAAAGACATGGCTTGACCACACCGGGCACCACATTCGGACCCGTGGCCCGGAGGACGTCGCCCGTTGTCCGTACCAGATCGGCATCGTTTCCACAGGGCTCATCTTCCACCGCACCGACGAGCGGCACCACCTCCTTAGGAAGCGGTTTGGCACGCTCGTCTTGGACGAGGCACATCGTGCCCGTCGGGCGGGTGGCACGGGACGGACCGCCGGCCAGCCGAACAATCTTCTCGATTTCGTGCGCGAATCCGCAAAGAATGCGAGGCACGTCCTTCTTGGAACGGCGACACCGATACAAACGGAGGTTGGCGAGCTTTGGGGCCTGCTCGATGTGCTCGGTCAAGGCGCCGAATACGTGCTTGGGCGTGCGGGCAGCCTATGGCACACACCTAGCCGCGTGCTCGGCTTCATTACGGGTGCGAAGGCCGTCGAGGACGAAGGTGAGTGTTGGGATTTAATCAGGAACCCACTGCCACCGCGTGACGAGGACGCTCTCTTCGACCATATTCGCACCGACCTTGGGCTGAACGATGAGGACCACTTCACGAGCCGGCCGCGGTACGAGTTAGCAGAGTTCACGCGCGAGGAGCTGCTCGAGCGGACGACCCAGCATCGAGACGGGCTCGCGTTTTTCCAGCAACACAACCCAATGGTGCGGCATACAGTCCTACGCAAGCGGAAGGTTCTGGAAGCGAAGGGGCTACTGCCGAGAATCGCCGTCGACATCCATCCGATCCCGGAGCACCCAAAGCCTTTCTTCGTTGGCCTCGGCCTTTTGACCAGTCCGCCGATAGACGCCGCGTACAATGCGGCTAAGAAGTTTACCGATTTGCTCAAGCACCGCACGCGCTCAGCCGGATTCATCGAGGGCCTGCTTCTGTTGCGGATCTGTTCGAGCCTCGCGGCGGGACTCGCGACCGCCCGGAAGCTGCTAGGAGGCAAAAACCCCAACGAGGAGGACGAGGACGAGGACGCCAATCACGAGGAGCTATCGAGCCTGACCGACGCTGAGCGCGAAGCTCTTGAGGAGGTGGTCGAGCATCTACGCGTACACCCAGTGGATCCGAAATTCGAAGCAGTCCTGCACTATCTTATTGATGAGCATTGGCTCGACCACGGATGCATTATCTTCAGCCACTACTATGACACGGCGCGATGGGTTGCTGAGAGGCTCGCGGAAAAGCTACCTTCCGAGCCGATCGCTCTCTACGCAGGTGCGGATCGAAGCCGCATGCTTCGAGGAGATCAGCATGTTCACGTGGAACGCGAGAGTATCAAGAGCGCCGTCAAGGAGCGGGAGGTTCGCTTGGTCGTCGCGACGGACGCAGCGTGCGAAGGCTTGAATCTGCAAACGCTCGGCACCTTGATCAACGTGGATCTCCCATGGAATCCGTCACGCCTCGAGCAGCGGATTGGCCGCATCAAGCGCTTCGGGCAGGCCCGGGACAGTGTTGACATGCTGAACCTGGTCTATCAGGGCACGAGGGATGAAGAGGTCTACGACCGGCTTTCCTCCCGCATGCGGGACCGGTACGACGTCTTTGGCGCTCTACCCGACGTAATCGAGGACGACTGGATCGATCACATCGAGACGCTCGACGATAAGCTCACGGAGTTCATCGAGAAGAAGCGCCGCGCAAACGCGTTCGACATCCGATACGCGGACACGGTCGAACCGAAGGGAGAGCCTTGGGAGAAGTGCGCCCAGGTGCTCTCCCGACGCGACGTCATCGAGCGACTCTCGCGAGGTTGGTGA